In Deltaproteobacteria bacterium, the genomic stretch GAGACTCGCATTGGTTTCGGTCGCAAACGCACGTCACTGCGCAATATCATTCTGTGCATTGACCAAAGTGGCTCGATGGGCACGTCGGTCGTCTACTCAGGTATCTTTGGTGCCGTGCTGGCGTCGATTCCTGCGGTACGGACACAAATGGTCGTGTTCGATACTGCAGTCGTGGACTTAACAGAAAAGATGAACGATCCGGTTGACCTCTTGTTTGGCGTGCAACTGGGGGGCGGAACCGATATCAATCAAGCATTAGCGTACTGTCAGAGTATCGTACAACAGCCGCACGATACCATTCTCGTGCTCATCAGCGACCTCTACGAAGGCGGCGATCAGAAGGAAATGCTCAAGCGCACCGCTTCGCTTGTCGCATCGGGGATCCAGATGATAGCGCTGCTTGCCCTCAACGATGACGGTGCTCCATCGTATGATCATCAGGTCGCTGCGACATTTGCTGGCTTTGGCATTCCATCATTTGCGTGTACGCCTAATCTTTTTCCGGAGCTGATGGCGGCGGCCATTGAGCGGCGGCCTATTGATCAGTGGGCCGCGGCTCATGAGGTTGTCACTGCCGGTGCAGGACAATCTGCATAAAGACACGAGGCGATTTTGTTTCCTTTGGTAATCACCCTCACCCTAGCCCTCTCCCTGTGAGGGAGAGGGAATTTAGAACGAGCTACAAACCACAAGCTACGAACCACGAACTACAATGAAACTCACACTTCCTGAACTTTGCCTCGTTGTCCTAATCGGCCCGTCTGGGTCTGGCAAATCGACTTTTGCGCAGGCGCACTTTAAACCGACAGAGATTCTCTCATCGGATGTCTGTCGTGGATTGGTGAGTGATAACGAAAACGACCAAACCGCCACCAAAGATGCCTTTGAGGTACTGCATTTTATCGCCGACAAGCGACTCGCGGCAGGGAAACTCACTGTCATTGATGCAACCAGTGTCCGCCAAGAAGACCGTAAACCCTTGATCGAACTCGCCCGTGCGCATCACTGCTTGCCGGTAGCAGTCGTGATGAATCTGCCAGAGAAACTGTGTAACGAGCGTAATGCATCTCGCCCAGACCGTGACTTCGGCCCGCATGTCGTCCGTCAACACCATAGTCTCATGCGCCGATCATTGCGGTGGTTGGACAAAGACGGCTTCCGCTCTGTCTTCGTCTTGTCTTCCCCAGAAGAAGTCGCCTCGGCCACAATCGAACGACAACCACTGTGGACCAATCGTAAACATGAGCATGGGCCGTTCGACATCATCGGCGACGTGCATGGCTGTTACGATGAACTCGTCATATTACTGAAACAACTGGGCTATAGCGGTGACCTATTATCTTCAGATAGCCAACCCCTAACCCCCAGTCCCCAACCCCCAACGCATCCGGATGGGCGCAAAGTCATCTTCCTCGGCGACCTCGTCGATCGCGGGCCAAAGATTCCTGCAGTCCTACGCCTGGTGATGAACATGGTCTCGTCGGGCACGGCGCTATGTGTTCTGGGCAACCACGACACCAAGTTGTTGCGCAAACTAAAAGGTCGCAACGTCCAAATCTCGCACGGGTTAGCAGAGTCATTGGCTCAACTTGAAAACGAACCTGAAGAATTTCAGCGACGGATAGTACAATTCATCGATGGCCTAATTAGCCACTATGTACTTGATGACGGCAAACTCGTTGTCGCTCACGCGGGCATGAGTGAGGCATTGCAAGGCCGCGCGTCCAAACGGGTACGCGACTTCGCTCAGTTCGGTGAAACCACGGGTGAAACCGACGAGTATGGCCTACCAGTTCGCTATAATTGGGCAAGCGAGTATCGCGGTAAGGCGATGGTTGTCTACGGCCATACGCCAGTGGTCGAGCCTGAATGGCTCAATCGCACGATTAATGTTGACACCGGCTGTGTGTTTGGTGGACAGTTGACTGCGCTGCGATATCCTGAGCGAGAGCTGGTTTCGGTTCCCGCCGCGCGAGTCTACTACGAATCTGCCAAACCCTTCCCAATTGCTGCGGTGTCAGGCATTGCCCCAGTGCCGCCAAAAGCAGACGATCTTCCTGCGATCGAAGATGTCTTGGGCAAGCGGATCGTCAACACCCGCCTCTTCGGCAATGTCACGATCCGAGAGGAAAACACGATAGCCGCATTAGAAGTGATGAGTCGCTTTGCTGCCAATCCTCGCTGGTTGATCTATCTGCCCCCAACCATGTCACCATCTGAGACGACGAAAGAAGCGTACTTGCTAGAACGCCCCCAAGAAGCTTTTGCCTATTTTCGCCATCAAGGTATCCCACAGGTCATTTGCGAAGAAAAGCATATGGGGTCACGAGCTGTCGTGATCGTCTGCCGCAATGAGGCCGTCGCAGAGAAACGATTCGGCGTTACGGAGGAGGGTATAGGCATTTGCTACACGCGCACCGGACGGCGGTTCTTTGATGATCGGACACTCGAAACGGCGTTGCTGGAACGACTACGCAAGGCACTGGATAGCGCTGGGCTCTGGCAGGAACTCGATACGGACTGGATATGCCTTGATTGCGAACTGATGCCGTGGTCAGTAAAAGCGCAAGAGCTCTTGCGACAGCAATATGCGGCAGTCGGTGCCGCTGCTCGGTTGGCACTCCCTGAAACTGTAGCGGCGCTACAGCAATCCACCTGGCAAGGCCCTGAGGCGACTGCCCTACTGGATCGCTATCAACAGCGAGCCACCATGACGCAAGACCACATCGCAGCCTATCAACGCTACTGCTGGCCGGTCCACTCACTCACCGATCTCAAGCTCGCACCGTTCCATGTGCTTGCCAGTGAGGGTGCGGTTCATAGCGACAAAGATCATGTATGGCACATGGAAACCCTTGCTAAGGTCTGCCGCGCTGACGAGGAAGTGCTCCTGGCAACTCCCTACAAGAGAGTTGATGTCACTAGTGGAGACGACCAGGCTGCGGGGATTGCCTGGTGGGAAGAATTGACCGCGCGTGGCGGCGAAGGGATGGTCATCAAACCTCGGACCTTCGTCAGCAAAGGTCAACGCGGCTTGGTACAACCAGCGGTTAAGTGTCGCGGGCGGGAATATCTCCGCATCATCTATGGCCCAGAATATACCGCGCCTGAACACCTGGAACGTTTACGCGCACGCGGGCTTGCAGCGAAACGGTCGCTCGCCTTGCGCGAGTTTGCCTTAGGGATCGAAGCCTTAGAGCGCTTCGTGCGGCAGGAGCCTTTTTATCGGGTTCATGAATGCGTCTTCGGCGTCCTGGCGTTAGAAAGTGAGCCGGTCGATCCGAGATTATAACCCCGCCCTCAAGGGCCACAATTTGCCCCAGCCGTCCAAAAAGAGTAATAAGTTCATATAGACTGATCGTCAGATGAGTAAAAGTTACCGCCTATGCAACAATGTCGAGGGTATTACTGGTTCATAGTTACGCTGCTGTTTTTCATGGCCTCGTGCTCGGTACAGCCTCCACCGTCACGCACCTCGATCTCTGCTCCTCCTCCCCCCCCTCCTCAAACGGGATGGGCCGGCGAAAAAGCGCAAGTAGCCGTTGTCGAGTTTGATGACAGAACACAAGGACGCGCCCCACGTCGAGGCAATCTGCTTGGGCGAGGCATGGAGGCACAAATAGTGAACGCCCTCCGGCAGACAGGGCAGTTCGTCGTTTTGGAACCTCAAGAAAAAACTGTTCGTGGAAAGAAAGGGGAATTGATTACCGCTCAGGTTGGCAGCCACGAAGAACCGGAATTCTTTGTTTCAGGCTCGGTTGTCACGTATCGCCTGAGTCCGGCCAGTGTCGCCGCCGGCGTTGCCGCGGATCCCTTACTTGGCACTTCCGACCCAAATCGAGGAGGCTCGCTAACCGCTACTGCAACGCGGGTCTTCTCCAATCTCCCCACAAGCGAGCAAGATCACGTGGAAATGGCCTTGTATCTGTTTGACGGAAAAACAGGGCTCCTTATTGCCGAAACCCGGATCGCCACCACGCCGCATGACTTGTCCCCCGCTCTCCAAGGGATGTTCAGTGCGGAGCTACTTCGCTCCGCGGTCGCTCCGGAACCGTCAACCCAACGCACGGTGCGCGCAGGAGTAATCAAAGCCGTTAATTGGATCGCCGAACATTGCCTCGAATATCGCCGCCAGCAGGCGAAAAATCCCGATGCCAATGAACCGCGATTACCTCTGGGAAAGAAGAAGTCGAGGGGATAAATCGACACCCACAAGTATTGGTATCCGAGATTTGTCACCCTAAGTGAAACGAAGGGTCTCTCAGAGTGATTCTTCGTTGCGTTCAGAATGACACCAACGCGGGGCTCTCATGCAA encodes the following:
- a CDS encoding VWA domain-containing protein: MQTHTEHLRRWRLILGSDEADGTGCALQGADVTMDRALGALYDADRRGSLGGSSPNVARWLGDIRTYFPSSVVRVMQQDALERLHLQQMLLEPEMLAAVEPDVNLVATLLSLSGIMPEKTKETARLVVRRVVDELERKLANPLRQAVLGSLNRAARNRRPRHNEIDWHRTIRANLKHYQPDYRTVIPETRIGFGRKRTSLRNIILCIDQSGSMGTSVVYSGIFGAVLASIPAVRTQMVVFDTAVVDLTEKMNDPVDLLFGVQLGGGTDINQALAYCQSIVQQPHDTILVLISDLYEGGDQKEMLKRTASLVASGIQMIALLALNDDGAPSYDHQVAATFAGFGIPSFACTPNLFPELMAAAIERRPIDQWAAAHEVVTAGAGQSA
- a CDS encoding polynucleotide kinase-phosphatase, whose protein sequence is MKLTLPELCLVVLIGPSGSGKSTFAQAHFKPTEILSSDVCRGLVSDNENDQTATKDAFEVLHFIADKRLAAGKLTVIDATSVRQEDRKPLIELARAHHCLPVAVVMNLPEKLCNERNASRPDRDFGPHVVRQHHSLMRRSLRWLDKDGFRSVFVLSSPEEVASATIERQPLWTNRKHEHGPFDIIGDVHGCYDELVILLKQLGYSGDLLSSDSQPLTPSPQPPTHPDGRKVIFLGDLVDRGPKIPAVLRLVMNMVSSGTALCVLGNHDTKLLRKLKGRNVQISHGLAESLAQLENEPEEFQRRIVQFIDGLISHYVLDDGKLVVAHAGMSEALQGRASKRVRDFAQFGETTGETDEYGLPVRYNWASEYRGKAMVVYGHTPVVEPEWLNRTINVDTGCVFGGQLTALRYPERELVSVPAARVYYESAKPFPIAAVSGIAPVPPKADDLPAIEDVLGKRIVNTRLFGNVTIREENTIAALEVMSRFAANPRWLIYLPPTMSPSETTKEAYLLERPQEAFAYFRHQGIPQVICEEKHMGSRAVVIVCRNEAVAEKRFGVTEEGIGICYTRTGRRFFDDRTLETALLERLRKALDSAGLWQELDTDWICLDCELMPWSVKAQELLRQQYAAVGAAARLALPETVAALQQSTWQGPEATALLDRYQQRATMTQDHIAAYQRYCWPVHSLTDLKLAPFHVLASEGAVHSDKDHVWHMETLAKVCRADEEVLLATPYKRVDVTSGDDQAAGIAWWEELTARGGEGMVIKPRTFVSKGQRGLVQPAVKCRGREYLRIIYGPEYTAPEHLERLRARGLAAKRSLALREFALGIEALERFVRQEPFYRVHECVFGVLALESEPVDPRL